In Sulfitobacter sp. OXR-159, one DNA window encodes the following:
- the hemF gene encoding oxygen-dependent coproporphyrinogen oxidase has protein sequence MTEDMQDQKTRAADWFRKLRDDIVQAFHDIEARHVGEEEAGRFVVSNTTRTAPDGSDAGGGEMSVMRGGRVFEKVGVNISTVYGTLGERAQVAMAARKGLPGMADDPRFWASGISLVAHMQNPHVPAVHMNTRMFWTPHAWWFGGGADLNPCIEYDEDTAYFHAEMKAACDPHSATLYDELKAWADEYFYIPHRKRARGVGGIFYDDRNSGDWAADFALTQDVGRAFLPAYVPLVDKRREMTWDMDDKDVQLRHRGLYAEYNLVYDRGTKFGLETGHDPDAVLMSLPPMAKWV, from the coding sequence ATGACCGAAGACATGCAAGACCAAAAGACACGCGCGGCGGACTGGTTCCGCAAGCTACGCGATGACATCGTTCAGGCGTTCCATGACATTGAAGCGCGTCATGTCGGGGAAGAAGAGGCCGGACGTTTCGTGGTCAGCAACACAACCCGCACCGCGCCTGATGGGTCCGACGCTGGCGGCGGTGAGATGTCTGTCATGCGCGGCGGGCGCGTGTTTGAGAAGGTGGGCGTGAATATCTCCACCGTTTACGGCACCTTGGGTGAACGGGCGCAAGTGGCGATGGCAGCGCGCAAAGGACTGCCGGGCATGGCCGATGATCCGCGGTTTTGGGCATCGGGCATCAGTCTGGTCGCGCATATGCAAAACCCGCATGTGCCTGCCGTGCACATGAACACCCGCATGTTCTGGACCCCTCATGCGTGGTGGTTCGGCGGTGGGGCGGATTTGAATCCTTGTATTGAGTATGACGAGGACACCGCCTATTTCCATGCCGAGATGAAGGCCGCCTGTGACCCCCATAGCGCCACGCTCTATGATGAGCTGAAGGCTTGGGCGGATGAGTATTTCTACATCCCGCACCGCAAACGTGCGCGGGGTGTGGGCGGTATCTTTTATGACGACCGCAACAGCGGCGATTGGGCCGCCGATTTCGCGCTGACGCAGGATGTGGGCCGGGCGTTTCTGCCCGCCTATGTGCCACTGGTCGACAAGCGGCGCGAGATGACATGGGACATGGACGACAAGGACGTGCAGCTGCGGCACCGTGGGCTCTATGCCGAGTATAACCTTGTTTATGATCGGGGGACGAAGTTCGGGCTTGAGACGGGGCATGACCCTGATGCAGTGCTGATGAGCTTGCCGCCGATGGCGAAGTGGGTGTGA
- the idi gene encoding isopentenyl-diphosphate Delta-isomerase, producing the protein MEIMVPAWVDGTLQPVEKLAAHERGLRHMAVSVFVIAEGRLLLQQRALGKYHTPGLWANTCCTHPQWDEPPNVCATRRLDEELGITGLDLQHRGQVEYRADVGGGLIEHEVVEVFLAHADPALSITENPDEVMATRWISLSDLHTNLAQSPEEYTPWLRIYMAEHEGLILGGGAME; encoded by the coding sequence ATGGAGATCATGGTCCCCGCTTGGGTCGACGGCACCCTGCAACCGGTTGAGAAGCTGGCCGCGCATGAACGCGGTTTGCGGCATATGGCGGTCTCGGTCTTTGTAATTGCCGAGGGCAGGTTGCTGCTGCAGCAGCGCGCGCTTGGCAAATACCACACCCCCGGCCTCTGGGCGAATACCTGCTGCACGCATCCGCAATGGGACGAGCCGCCCAACGTCTGCGCCACGCGGCGGTTGGACGAAGAACTGGGGATCACCGGGTTGGACCTTCAGCATCGCGGCCAAGTCGAATACCGCGCCGATGTTGGCGGCGGGTTGATAGAGCATGAGGTTGTTGAGGTATTCCTTGCCCATGCAGACCCGGCGTTGTCGATCACGGAAAACCCCGATGAGGTGATGGCGACGCGCTGGATCAGCCTGAGCGATCTACACACCAACCTCGCGCAGAGCCCCGAAGAATATACGCCTTGGTTGCGGATCTACATGGCCGAACACGAAGGTCTGATCCTCGGCGGCGGGGCGATGGAATAA
- the hemC gene encoding hydroxymethylbilane synthase: protein MTYQLPTPARPLNIGTRGSLLALAQANEVRDRLAAAFDLPFEAFTIVVIKTTGDKIIDRPLKEIGGKGLFTREIEAALLDGSIDIAVHSMKDMPTLQPGGLLIDTYLPREDCRDAFISPHLKSIADLPQGAVVGTSSLRRRAQVKLRRPDLEVVEFRGNLQTRLKKLDDGVAEATFLAMAGLNRLRMDDVPQAAVHPDDMLPAIAQGAIGVERRIDDSRAADMLAAIHDRATGEQLAAERAFLATLDGSCETPIAGLAELNGTEMRLRGQVLRPDGSDAIGDDVTCAISDGAEAGEAMARKLLAEAGPGFFDWRE, encoded by the coding sequence ATGACGTATCAGCTTCCCACCCCGGCCCGGCCCCTCAACATCGGCACACGCGGATCGCTTCTGGCGCTCGCGCAGGCGAATGAGGTGCGCGACCGGCTCGCCGCCGCCTTTGACCTGCCGTTTGAAGCGTTTACGATCGTGGTGATCAAGACCACGGGCGACAAGATCATCGACCGCCCGCTGAAAGAGATCGGCGGCAAGGGCCTGTTCACCCGCGAGATCGAAGCGGCGCTGCTGGATGGCTCCATCGACATCGCGGTGCATTCGATGAAGGACATGCCGACGCTGCAACCCGGTGGGCTGTTGATCGACACCTATCTCCCGCGCGAGGATTGCCGCGATGCGTTCATCTCGCCGCATCTGAAATCCATCGCCGACCTGCCGCAGGGCGCGGTCGTGGGCACCTCCAGCCTGCGCCGCCGCGCCCAGGTGAAACTGCGGCGGCCCGATTTGGAAGTGGTCGAGTTTCGTGGCAACCTGCAAACCCGTTTGAAAAAGCTGGATGACGGCGTGGCCGAAGCGACATTCCTTGCCATGGCCGGGCTGAACCGGCTGAGAATGGACGATGTGCCGCAGGCCGCCGTGCATCCCGATGACATGCTGCCGGCCATCGCCCAAGGGGCGATTGGGGTTGAGCGCCGCATCGACGACAGCCGCGCCGCCGACATGTTGGCGGCGATCCATGACCGCGCCACGGGCGAACAACTGGCCGCCGAACGCGCGTTTCTGGCGACGCTTGACGGCTCTTGCGAGACGCCCATCGCTGGGCTGGCCGAACTCAACGGCACCGAGATGCGCCTGCGCGGCCAGGTGCTGCGCCCGGACGGGTCAGACGCCATCGGCGACGACGTGACCTGCGCCATTTCCGACGGAGCCGAGGCGGGCGAGGCGATGGCCCGCAAGCTTCTGGCCGAGGCCGGACCGGGTTTCTTTGACTGGCGCGAATGA
- the hemE gene encoding uroporphyrinogen decarboxylase → MTANKTILRALTGETLPTPPIWMMRQAGRYLPEYRATRAKAGDFLSLCYNPELAAEVTLQPIRRYGFDASILFADILLVPQALGADLWFVTGEGPRLSTITTKAEMEALKPADAIHDHLAPIYETVRILSRELPEETTLIGFAGAPWTVATYMIAGKGTPDQGPAHALKDENPEVFDALMERITLATIEYLDMQIQAGAEVVKLFDSWAGSLQGTDFDRYSTEPLRQIISALKARHPDVPIIAFPRGAGARFANLHAATGADCIAIDDGVSAEWVAEHVQPNGCVQGNLKSSHMVTGGDALVQETRAIVDALAKGPHIFNLGHGITPDADPENVQLMIDTVRGTRG, encoded by the coding sequence ATGACTGCGAATAAGACCATCCTGCGCGCCCTTACGGGCGAAACCCTGCCGACCCCACCGATCTGGATGATGCGGCAAGCTGGGCGCTACCTGCCGGAGTACCGCGCGACGCGGGCCAAGGCGGGGGATTTCCTGTCGCTCTGCTATAACCCCGAACTTGCCGCCGAGGTGACGTTGCAGCCGATCCGCCGCTACGGTTTCGATGCCTCGATCCTTTTTGCCGACATCCTGCTGGTGCCGCAGGCGCTTGGGGCCGATCTGTGGTTTGTCACCGGCGAAGGGCCGCGTCTGTCGACGATCACCACCAAGGCCGAGATGGAAGCGCTGAAACCGGCGGATGCCATTCACGACCACCTCGCCCCGATTTACGAGACCGTGCGCATCCTGTCACGCGAACTGCCCGAGGAAACCACGCTGATCGGTTTCGCAGGCGCGCCATGGACGGTGGCGACCTATATGATCGCGGGCAAAGGCACGCCGGATCAGGGGCCAGCCCATGCGCTGAAGGACGAAAACCCCGAGGTTTTCGATGCGTTGATGGAGAGGATTACGCTCGCCACAATCGAATACCTCGACATGCAGATCCAAGCCGGGGCCGAGGTGGTGAAGCTCTTCGACAGCTGGGCCGGATCGCTGCAAGGCACCGATTTCGACCGTTATTCGACCGAGCCGCTGCGCCAGATCATCAGCGCGCTGAAAGCGCGGCATCCGGATGTCCCGATCATCGCCTTCCCCCGTGGTGCGGGCGCGCGGTTTGCCAATCTGCATGCGGCGACCGGAGCGGACTGCATCGCCATCGACGATGGTGTCAGCGCGGAATGGGTCGCCGAGCATGTGCAGCCCAATGGCTGTGTGCAGGGCAATCTGAAGTCATCGCATATGGTGACGGGCGGGGATGCGCTGGTGCAAGAGACGCGCGCGATTGTCGACGCGCTGGCGAAGGGGCCGCATATCTTTAATCTTGGCCATGGCATTACGCCGGATGCGGATCCGGAGAATGTGCAGTTGATGATCGACACGGTGCGCGGGACGCGAGGCTGA